Proteins found in one Deltaproteobacteria bacterium genomic segment:
- a CDS encoding glycosyltransferase family 4 protein yields MNGPSAKAPLYRVLMLTSTFPERPGDAVPAFVYDLSRTLAKYDDLAVHVLTPHVPGARIREHRDGISIVRYRYFSPERLELLCHGSGILPNLSR; encoded by the coding sequence ATGAATGGCCCTTCAGCAAAGGCTCCCCTCTACCGTGTGCTCATGCTCACATCCACGTTTCCCGAACGTCCGGGCGACGCGGTGCCCGCCTTTGTCTATGACCTTTCCCGGACTCTTGCCAAATACGACGACCTGGCCGTTCACGTGCTGACTCCTCATGTTCCGGGAGCCCGTATCCGCGAGCACAGGGATGGAATTTCCATTGTCAGGTACCGCTATTTCAGTCCCGAGCGGCTCGAACTGCTATGCCATGGAAGCGGTATTCTCCCTAATTTGTCCCGA
- a CDS encoding phospholipid carrier-dependent glycosyltransferase codes for MAAKVPTNYPIQNRWLKPVTVALLAALVLAVAVLASTPPTSRDALIHHLAVPKLYLEQGGMVEIPSLPFSYYPSNLGLLYWASLALGSDIAAKYIHFTFALLTAGIVFAYLRNRAGTFYGLLGALILLSTPVVIRLSTMVYVDLGLLFFSSASLLALFQWRRSRYKVKWLLMAAVACGLALGTKYNALISLLLLAFMTGILYVRDPEHRRKRIVGSLAFMSLFCGVTLLVFSPWMIRNYRWTGNPVYPLYQKFFSTQTPSRAASESLSFGPLAFRALVYGERDWQIALLPFRIFFQGKDDDPRYFDARLNPMLLLLLPFAFLKPRSASDPWKLEKWMMLGFAGLFILMAMCTQSVRIRYFLPALTPLALLTVFGVQSLADRFSRRDARLVLGVSVGFFLTLNLYYLMDLYQRVEPLRYLSGALSRSEYLNAKLPTYAPLEFINRHLPDNASVFFILVGNQGYYCDRAYGYDHPPSGATLHNVLKLASSPRDVNDLFKQKGYSHILVSEPRLMRWADTNFTEAEKQLMFGFFREAAHRIYFKNGFGIYELT; via the coding sequence ATGGCCGCCAAAGTCCCGACAAACTACCCGATCCAGAACCGCTGGTTGAAGCCGGTCACCGTCGCGCTGTTGGCGGCGCTCGTTCTGGCGGTGGCAGTGCTGGCGTCCACTCCTCCAACATCGAGGGACGCGCTGATCCACCATCTAGCGGTGCCCAAACTCTATCTGGAACAGGGCGGCATGGTCGAGATTCCGTCATTGCCCTTCTCGTACTATCCCTCGAATCTGGGACTCCTGTACTGGGCATCTCTGGCGCTGGGCAGCGACATCGCGGCCAAGTACATTCATTTCACCTTCGCCCTGCTCACGGCAGGTATCGTTTTTGCCTACCTCAGAAACCGGGCCGGAACGTTTTACGGGTTGCTGGGTGCGCTGATTCTGTTGAGCACTCCGGTGGTCATCCGACTTTCCACCATGGTGTATGTGGACCTGGGCCTGCTCTTCTTTTCTTCGGCGTCGTTGCTCGCCTTGTTCCAGTGGAGAAGGTCCCGATACAAGGTCAAGTGGCTCCTCATGGCCGCTGTGGCGTGCGGTCTGGCTCTGGGGACCAAATACAACGCGCTCATCAGCCTCCTGCTGCTGGCCTTTATGACCGGGATCCTATATGTCCGGGACCCGGAACACCGCCGAAAACGAATCGTTGGAAGCTTGGCCTTTATGAGCCTGTTCTGCGGAGTAACCCTGTTGGTGTTCTCTCCCTGGATGATACGCAACTACAGGTGGACCGGCAATCCCGTGTATCCGCTGTACCAGAAATTCTTCTCGACCCAAACGCCTTCGCGGGCGGCTTCGGAATCCCTATCTTTCGGCCCGTTGGCGTTTCGGGCTCTTGTTTACGGCGAGAGGGACTGGCAAATCGCCCTTTTGCCGTTCCGCATTTTTTTCCAGGGAAAGGACGACGATCCCCGGTACTTTGACGCGCGTCTGAACCCCATGCTTCTGCTTTTGCTGCCCTTCGCGTTTCTCAAGCCAAGATCCGCTTCCGACCCGTGGAAGCTCGAAAAATGGATGATGCTCGGTTTCGCCGGGCTGTTCATACTGATGGCTATGTGCACCCAGAGCGTGCGCATACGGTACTTTCTCCCGGCATTGACGCCGTTGGCGCTCCTCACGGTCTTCGGTGTCCAAAGCCTGGCCGACCGATTCAGCCGGCGGGACGCCCGTCTGGTTTTGGGAGTATCGGTGGGATTCTTTTTGACGTTAAATCTTTACTACCTCATGGATTTGTATCAACGAGTGGAACCGCTCCGATATCTTAGCGGAGCACTCAGCCGTTCGGAATATCTGAACGCCAAACTGCCTACGTACGCTCCGTTGGAGTTCATCAACCGGCATCTGCCGGACAACGCCTCCGTATTTTTCATCCTGGTGGGCAATCAGGGATACTATTGCGATCGAGCCTACGGTTATGACCATCCCCCCAGCGGAGCGACTCTCCACAATGTATTGAAGCTTGCGAGCAGTCCTCGAGACGTTAACGACCTGTTCAAGCAAAAGGGATATTCCCATATTCTGGTCAGCGAGCCCAGATTGATGAGATGGGCCGACACCAACTTCACCGAAGCGGAAAAGCAGCTCATGTTCGGCTTTTTCAGGGAAGCGGCGCATCGGATCTATTTCAAGAACGGTTTTGGAATCTACGAACTGACCTGA
- a CDS encoding alanine--glyoxylate aminotransferase family protein: protein MGPGPSDVPARVTQAMSAPCIGHLDPYFLHIMDETQRLLRFVFQTEHPLTIPVSGTGSAGMETCFVNLVEPGDEVVVCVNGVFGVRMCDIVGRLGGKLIRVDAQWGRAVDLEAVRQAIRGRNPKVLAVVHAETSTGVCNPVRELSALAKEAGALFLVDTVTSLGGMEVKVDDWGIDAVYSGTQKCLSCPPGLAPISLSAAAMQALRNRKTPVVSWYLDMGMVSQYWGSDRKYHHTAPINMIYAIREALRIVAEEGVEARFARHRLNHRALVAGVEAMGMSMLAPETERLPMLNAVRIPEGANDAKVRGALLRTFGIEIGGGLGDLAGKVWRVGLMGHASRSRNVLLFLSTLETVLRAQGVKVKPGGVEAAAEVLEIQ, encoded by the coding sequence ATGGGACCCGGTCCCAGCGATGTTCCCGCGCGAGTGACTCAGGCTATGAGCGCCCCGTGCATCGGACATCTCGACCCCTATTTCCTCCATATAATGGATGAGACCCAGCGTCTGTTGAGATTTGTATTTCAAACGGAACATCCCTTGACCATTCCTGTTTCGGGAACGGGCAGCGCGGGCATGGAAACCTGCTTTGTGAATCTCGTCGAGCCGGGAGACGAGGTGGTCGTCTGCGTGAACGGTGTGTTTGGCGTACGCATGTGCGACATCGTGGGTCGGCTTGGCGGGAAGCTCATCCGAGTGGATGCGCAGTGGGGCAGGGCCGTGGACCTTGAAGCCGTGCGCCAAGCGATTCGCGGAAGAAACCCCAAGGTTCTGGCGGTGGTGCATGCGGAGACTTCGACCGGTGTATGTAATCCCGTGCGGGAACTCTCCGCTCTGGCGAAGGAAGCAGGCGCCTTGTTTCTTGTGGACACGGTCACCTCCTTGGGAGGCATGGAGGTAAAGGTGGACGATTGGGGCATTGACGCCGTCTACAGCGGCACCCAGAAGTGTCTGTCGTGTCCTCCGGGTCTCGCGCCCATTTCCCTCAGCGCCGCCGCGATGCAAGCCCTTCGGAATCGAAAGACCCCGGTGGTGAGTTGGTACCTCGACATGGGAATGGTTTCCCAGTATTGGGGATCGGATCGAAAGTACCATCATACAGCGCCCATCAACATGATTTACGCCATCCGCGAGGCGTTGCGGATCGTCGCTGAAGAAGGGGTGGAAGCCCGTTTCGCCAGGCACCGGCTAAACCATCGAGCGCTGGTGGCCGGAGTGGAAGCCATGGGTATGTCAATGCTGGCGCCTGAAACGGAACGACTTCCCATGCTGAACGCAGTTCGGATTCCGGAAGGCGCCAACGACGCGAAAGTAAGAGGGGCGTTGCTTCGGACGTTTGGCATCGAAATCGGCGGGGGCTTGGGAGACTTGGCGGGCAAAGTCTGGCGTGTCGGGTTGATGGGCCACGCCTCGCGTTCGAGAAATGTCCTGCTGTTCCTTTCGACTCTCGAAACCGTGCTGAGGGCTCAGGGTGTCAAGGTAAAACCCGGAGGCGTGGAAGCGGCGGCGGAGGTACTCGAGATACAATGA
- a CDS encoding (Fe-S)-binding protein: MSLTTHYDEIARCNRCGFCQVACPIFRSTGHESGVARGRIALLRALIEGRVDWSKELEEPLFACLLCGACTSNCFPAVATSDLLVTARQEYLIRVERSRLHKLLFDHLLPYPKRLRLAAKAAALGKRSGLAHVAGALGLLRIFGRDFARSEEIVESFPPSAFRETHNPGVLKGKGEGLRIGYFVGCGMDIMTPEAAEDTVHLLLDMGGTVRILDNVCCGLPAKAYGDLEAARRLAEKNLERIGAHEFDLLVTDCSSCASSLKAYPKLFPETDPRHSTSKDMASRVRDVLELASCLEPPTKAKEGKIVATYHDPCHASRSQGLTLEPRRILESLPGIEFRELPEADWCCGGAGSYAFSHYDLAMKVLDRKMDNVEKTGAEVVVTSCPACMVQLAYGARKRNLPVRVRHISSCIADALSR, from the coding sequence TTGAGTCTCACCACACATTACGATGAAATTGCCAGGTGCAACCGGTGCGGCTTCTGCCAGGTGGCGTGTCCCATCTTCCGATCCACGGGCCACGAGTCCGGCGTGGCCAGGGGCCGGATCGCGCTTCTGCGCGCCCTCATCGAAGGCCGGGTGGACTGGTCGAAGGAACTCGAGGAGCCGCTTTTCGCATGTCTTCTGTGCGGCGCTTGCACGTCCAACTGCTTTCCCGCCGTAGCCACATCGGACCTTTTGGTTACGGCCCGCCAAGAGTACCTCATTCGGGTGGAACGAAGCCGCCTCCACAAGCTCTTGTTCGATCATTTGCTTCCGTACCCGAAACGATTGCGTCTGGCGGCAAAAGCGGCTGCCTTGGGGAAACGGAGCGGGCTTGCGCACGTGGCCGGGGCTCTGGGACTGTTGAGGATATTCGGCCGCGATTTTGCACGCAGCGAGGAAATCGTGGAAAGCTTTCCGCCGAGCGCTTTCCGTGAAACACATAACCCCGGTGTTCTGAAGGGAAAAGGGGAGGGCCTCCGCATCGGCTACTTTGTGGGATGCGGCATGGATATCATGACGCCCGAAGCGGCCGAAGATACGGTCCATCTGTTGCTGGATATGGGCGGGACGGTGCGAATTCTCGACAACGTCTGCTGCGGCCTGCCGGCCAAGGCGTACGGCGACCTGGAAGCGGCAAGACGTTTGGCGGAGAAAAACCTGGAACGCATCGGCGCCCACGAATTCGACCTGTTGGTTACGGACTGTTCGAGCTGCGCTTCGTCTCTAAAAGCGTATCCGAAACTGTTTCCCGAAACCGATCCCCGTCACTCGACTTCCAAGGACATGGCGTCGCGTGTCCGCGACGTACTCGAGTTGGCGTCTTGCCTCGAACCGCCCACGAAAGCAAAAGAAGGGAAAATCGTGGCGACCTACCACGATCCCTGCCACGCCTCCCGATCCCAAGGGTTGACCCTCGAGCCCCGGCGGATCCTCGAGAGCCTTCCGGGAATCGAGTTCAGGGAGCTGCCCGAAGCGGACTGGTGTTGCGGGGGGGCCGGGTCCTATGCGTTTTCCCATTATGACCTGGCCATGAAGGTGCTGGATCGGAAAATGGACAACGTGGAGAAGACCGGAGCGGAGGTGGTGGTTACGTCCTGTCCCGCGTGCATGGTCCAGCTCGCGTACGGAGCTCGAAAGCGCAACCTGCCCGTGCGAGTGCGACACATCTCGTCGTGTATTGCCGACGCACTCTCCAGATGA
- a CDS encoding glycosyltransferase, giving the protein LSQIVHLHRMVRQCRIDLVHAHWLFPQGFLACLYKHWFNPSIRVICSVHGGDVYGLRTEPFVGMNRFTVKTADRVVPVSSSLGESIRNDLWRRAPLTTISMGFDAARFLPSDSRTGLKKRLFGHQGPVVLFVGRLVEKKGVSYLIEAVPEVIAEAPDTLFVLVGGGHLEHMIRDRVRRLGIERHVRMTGFVDHSRLSDYYAAADVFVGPSIVAAGGDTEGFGLTLAEAAASGCAVVATNVGGIRDVVIHGKTGLLIPEKDSPAIRDAVLHLIRHPEVRSEMGLQGRKYVTERFDWEVIGKRFRGVYLEILGANARQPR; this is encoded by the coding sequence CCTCTCGCAAATCGTGCATCTTCACAGGATGGTTCGGCAATGCAGGATCGATCTCGTTCACGCCCACTGGCTCTTTCCCCAAGGATTCCTAGCGTGTCTGTACAAGCACTGGTTCAATCCTTCCATCCGGGTGATCTGTTCGGTGCATGGAGGAGATGTGTACGGACTCCGAACCGAACCGTTCGTCGGAATGAACCGGTTTACCGTGAAAACGGCGGACCGGGTGGTCCCCGTCAGCTCGTCGTTGGGCGAATCCATTCGCAACGATCTTTGGCGTCGGGCGCCATTGACCACGATTTCCATGGGATTCGATGCCGCAAGATTCCTTCCCTCGGATTCGAGAACCGGTCTCAAGAAGCGTCTTTTCGGCCATCAAGGTCCTGTCGTACTGTTTGTGGGAAGGCTGGTGGAAAAGAAAGGAGTCTCATATCTTATCGAGGCGGTTCCCGAAGTGATCGCGGAGGCGCCCGACACCCTGTTCGTCCTGGTAGGCGGAGGCCATCTTGAACACATGATACGGGATCGTGTGCGGCGGCTAGGCATTGAAAGACACGTCCGCATGACGGGATTTGTCGATCACAGCCGGCTCTCGGATTATTACGCGGCAGCGGATGTCTTCGTGGGACCGTCCATCGTCGCGGCGGGCGGCGATACCGAAGGATTCGGGCTCACGCTCGCCGAAGCGGCCGCCTCGGGCTGCGCCGTGGTAGCCACGAATGTGGGGGGGATCAGAGACGTGGTGATCCACGGAAAGACCGGGCTTCTGATTCCTGAAAAAGATTCGCCGGCCATTCGGGACGCCGTTCTGCACCTGATTCGACATCCGGAAGTGCGGTCCGAGATGGGCCTTCAGGGCCGAAAATACGTCACGGAGCGTTTTGACTGGGAAGTCATCGGAAAACGGTTCAGGGGGGTATATCTCGAGATTCTGGGAGCCAACGCACGACAGCCGCGATAA
- a CDS encoding FAD-binding protein, with translation MISPDHLNRLRRIVGEPYVSSGRADTEVYSYDASPAFHSPGAVVFPAETREVAAVAQICSEARIPFVPRGFGTNLSGGCVAPAGGLIVCLSRMNRILSIKTESRTAELQPGVTNLELQNALAPLGFFYAPDPASQKVATLGGNVGENSGGPRCLKYGVTKNHVLGLELVLPDGEIVRVGGAALDPAGYDIRGAVIGSEGTLGIVTEIIVRILPLPESVVTLLAIYDDVSAAARTVSKVIEAGILPATLEMMDATVMRAVEESYPCGYPLDAAAVLIIEVDGPVAGLTAQAGHVREICMKNGCRNVRRAKDNAERDRLWAGRRGAFGAVARLAPNFSVMDCTVPRTLLPEALSRVADLAKRHGLAVGNVFHAGDGNLHPLLLFDSRDRDQLRRVRLAGWGIMEACVALGGTISGEHGVGEEKIEAMRMVFSEDDLDAQRALKNAFDPHHLLNPHKVLPERLEREAPLEPPGIDPQGRTGLAPVDAGEACRMVRQAFNSRVSLDCRGAGRHGEFGNPSVGALIPLSSERMSGVVECDPDNQFITVGAGTLLSALQERLGENKQWLPLRPPHGERHTVGGVVALGACGPERFRYGAPRDLLLGLRFVSGTGRLISTGGKVIKNVAGYELGSLLVGSAGTLGFITELTFRVSPLPETCLALSACGSFERTAAAAAELFCSKLEPAFLTATPADNGQAGGSIASKQGLSWRITVGFEGFRETVTEQEARCSELFVAHELGDRATKHHKATEDVHAPLCDLLNRSEFLLRVDLPSDGLRDYVSAAFEIVDIRNVLVDFGCGRILFGVADLSERQWRRLGDLAGQSRGHALIEKATDAFRLRNDVFGPFRPEWKVTHAIKEALDPGGIFAPGRLPGRK, from the coding sequence ATGATCTCCCCGGATCATTTGAATCGGCTCCGGCGAATCGTCGGAGAACCGTACGTTTCGAGCGGTAGGGCGGACACGGAAGTGTATTCGTACGATGCCTCGCCGGCGTTCCACTCGCCCGGAGCCGTCGTTTTCCCAGCGGAGACCCGGGAGGTTGCAGCAGTCGCACAAATTTGCTCGGAGGCCCGAATCCCCTTTGTGCCCCGGGGCTTCGGGACCAATCTGTCGGGCGGATGTGTGGCTCCGGCGGGCGGCCTGATCGTCTGCCTTTCCAGAATGAACCGTATCCTATCCATTAAGACGGAATCTCGTACCGCCGAACTGCAGCCTGGAGTGACCAATCTCGAACTTCAAAACGCCTTGGCCCCGTTGGGTTTCTTTTATGCTCCCGATCCGGCCAGCCAGAAAGTGGCTACCCTCGGAGGCAACGTCGGCGAAAATTCCGGCGGACCTCGATGTCTAAAGTACGGCGTTACGAAAAACCATGTGCTCGGCTTGGAACTGGTGTTGCCGGACGGCGAAATCGTTCGGGTGGGCGGTGCGGCCCTTGACCCGGCGGGCTATGACATCAGGGGCGCGGTTATAGGCAGCGAGGGGACCTTGGGCATTGTGACGGAAATCATTGTACGAATCCTTCCTTTGCCCGAATCCGTGGTGACCCTGCTGGCCATATACGACGATGTGAGCGCCGCGGCGCGTACGGTGTCCAAGGTCATCGAGGCCGGTATCCTGCCCGCTACCCTCGAGATGATGGACGCGACGGTCATGCGCGCGGTGGAAGAGAGCTATCCCTGCGGATATCCCCTGGATGCCGCCGCGGTTCTGATCATCGAAGTGGACGGTCCGGTTGCCGGCCTGACTGCACAGGCAGGTCACGTGCGGGAGATCTGTATGAAGAACGGCTGCCGCAACGTGCGCCGGGCCAAGGACAATGCGGAGCGCGACCGGCTCTGGGCCGGAAGACGAGGAGCTTTCGGGGCGGTTGCCCGTCTGGCTCCCAATTTCAGCGTGATGGATTGCACGGTTCCGCGTACGCTGCTTCCCGAAGCGCTCTCGCGGGTGGCGGACCTGGCAAAGCGGCACGGACTGGCCGTTGGGAACGTTTTTCATGCGGGGGACGGCAATCTCCATCCTCTGTTGCTCTTCGATTCACGCGATCGGGATCAGTTGCGCCGGGTGCGCCTGGCGGGTTGGGGAATCATGGAAGCGTGCGTGGCTCTGGGTGGAACCATCAGCGGGGAGCACGGCGTCGGAGAGGAGAAAATCGAAGCCATGAGGATGGTTTTCTCCGAGGACGACCTGGACGCCCAGCGGGCCTTGAAGAATGCATTCGATCCCCATCATCTCCTCAATCCACATAAGGTGCTTCCCGAACGTCTCGAAAGGGAGGCCCCACTGGAACCTCCGGGGATTGATCCTCAGGGACGGACCGGATTGGCGCCCGTCGATGCCGGGGAAGCCTGTCGCATGGTTCGGCAGGCCTTCAACAGCCGGGTCTCGCTGGATTGCCGGGGCGCCGGCCGGCACGGGGAATTCGGGAATCCTTCCGTCGGGGCCCTGATTCCGCTCAGCAGCGAGCGAATGTCCGGGGTGGTGGAGTGCGATCCCGACAACCAGTTTATCACCGTGGGCGCAGGGACGTTGCTTTCAGCACTCCAGGAACGCCTCGGAGAGAATAAACAGTGGCTCCCTCTCCGGCCGCCTCACGGAGAACGCCATACAGTAGGAGGCGTGGTGGCTTTGGGTGCTTGCGGGCCCGAGCGATTCCGCTATGGCGCCCCCCGGGATCTGCTATTGGGCCTCCGGTTCGTTTCCGGAACAGGGCGTCTGATTTCCACCGGTGGAAAAGTCATCAAGAATGTTGCCGGATACGAGCTCGGAAGTTTGCTGGTGGGATCCGCAGGGACTCTTGGTTTTATCACCGAGTTGACCTTCAGAGTGTCTCCGCTTCCCGAGACCTGTCTCGCCCTGAGCGCGTGCGGCTCGTTCGAGCGCACGGCCGCTGCTGCGGCCGAACTGTTTTGCTCGAAGCTTGAACCTGCGTTCCTGACGGCGACGCCGGCGGACAATGGGCAAGCCGGCGGCTCCATCGCCTCGAAACAAGGCCTCTCCTGGCGTATCACGGTGGGCTTTGAGGGCTTTAGAGAGACCGTAACCGAGCAGGAGGCTCGATGCTCCGAGCTTTTTGTTGCGCACGAACTGGGGGATCGGGCCACGAAACACCATAAGGCCACGGAAGACGTTCACGCGCCTCTCTGCGACCTCTTGAATCGGAGCGAGTTTCTGCTGAGGGTCGATCTGCCCTCCGACGGGTTGCGCGATTATGTTTCGGCCGCTTTTGAGATCGTGGACATACGGAACGTGCTTGTTGATTTCGGTTGCGGCCGAATCCTGTTCGGCGTCGCCGACCTGTCCGAGCGGCAATGGCGGCGACTTGGCGACCTCGCCGGACAAAGTCGCGGCCATGCGCTGATCGAAAAGGCGACGGACGCGTTCAGGCTGCGAAACGATGTCTTCGGTCCGTTTCGCCCGGAATGGAAAGTGACGCACGCGATCAAGGAAGCGTTGGACCCCGGCGGCATTTTCGCTCCCGGTCGCCTGCCCGGTAGAAAGTAG
- a CDS encoding glycosyltransferase family 2 protein, with product MNPDSISFVIPAYNEGEKIGQIVHTLRDLYPKSEIIVVDDGSQDDTGKRAKEAGAHVITHPYNIGNGAAVKTGIRRATGEVLVFLDADGQHRPEDVGRLLEYMPRYDMVVGARRSQHRSSWVRSLANKAYNLLASYVTKYRIEDLTSGFRVVKASAVYRFLYLLPNTYSYPSTITIALIRSGRSVKYVPIEATPRRVGSSNIRLVRDGLRFFLIILRICTLFSPLRVFLPVSAALFLTGLSYYGYTFFLYHRFTNMSALLLSTSLLIFMLGLISEQICQMRFERSESSRR from the coding sequence ATGAATCCAGATTCCATATCCTTCGTCATTCCGGCGTACAATGAGGGAGAAAAAATCGGACAGATCGTCCATACTCTTCGAGACCTGTACCCCAAATCGGAAATCATCGTGGTGGACGACGGCTCGCAGGACGATACGGGGAAGAGAGCAAAGGAAGCCGGAGCCCATGTCATCACCCATCCCTATAACATCGGTAACGGGGCCGCCGTAAAAACCGGGATCCGAAGGGCCACGGGAGAAGTACTCGTGTTCCTCGACGCCGACGGCCAGCATCGTCCCGAGGACGTGGGGCGCCTACTGGAGTATATGCCCCGGTACGACATGGTCGTGGGAGCCCGCCGGTCGCAGCACAGGTCTTCGTGGGTGCGCAGTCTGGCCAACAAGGCCTATAACCTCCTGGCTTCGTATGTGACCAAATACCGCATCGAAGATCTGACCTCCGGATTCCGGGTCGTCAAGGCGTCGGCTGTTTACCGCTTTCTGTACCTGCTCCCCAACACCTATTCGTACCCTTCAACCATCACCATTGCCTTGATTCGGAGCGGACGGAGCGTCAAGTACGTTCCCATCGAGGCAACGCCTCGCCGGGTCGGCAGCAGCAATATCCGCCTCGTTCGGGACGGCCTTCGATTCTTTCTCATTATCCTCAGAATCTGTACGCTCTTCTCCCCACTGCGGGTGTTCCTCCCCGTGAGCGCCGCTCTGTTTCTCACCGGGCTCTCCTACTATGGATATACCTTTTTCCTTTATCATCGATTTACCAACATGAGCGCGTTGCTGCTCTCCACCTCTCTTCTCATTTTCATGCTGGGACTGATCTCGGAACAGATCTGCCAGATGCGGTTCGAACGAAGCGAGTCCTCCCGAAGATGA